A stretch of DNA from Microlunatus capsulatus:
TACCAGGCCGTCTACAACGCCTCCAAGTCGTTCGTGCAGTCGCTGGCCGAGGCGCTGCAGGACGAGCTCCGGAACACCGGGGTGAGCGTCACGTCGCTGATGCCCGGCCCGACGGAGACCAACTTCTTCCACCGGGCGGGGATGGACGACACCCGGATCGGCCAGGGCCCGCAGGACGACGCCGCCGACGTGGCCCAGCAGGGCTACGCGGCGCTGATGGCCGGCGAGGACCGCGTGGTGGCCGCCTCGGCGATGACCAAGGCGCAGGAGCTGGCGGCCAAGGTGCTGCCGGACAAGGTGAAGGCGGCCCTGCACCGGACGATGGCCGAGCCCCGCGACGAGCAGGGGAGCGGGTCGTGAGCGACGACGCGCAGGACACCCGGCAGGCCTTCGACCAGGCCGTCAACATGACCGGCACCGAGCTGTCGCACTGGCTGGACAGCGACGAGGCGCAGGAGGTCGGCCAGAAGGCCGACGGCGACGACGAGTCGACGGGCCACGCCTCGGGCCGGCGCATCCTCGAGATCCTGGCCACGAAGAAGGACGACCTGACCGAGGACGACGAGGCGCACATGCGCAAGGTCATCGGCTACGTGAAGCGGCACCTGGCCCAGCGCCCCGACGGCGACGTCCACGACAGCCGCTGGCGCTACTCGCTGATGAACTGGGGCCACGACCCCGAGAAGTGAGGGGCGCGGCCGGCGGGCCGAGTTGGTCGCGTCTGGGAGGATGAGGACGTGGCCCGTGCGTCGTCGAGAACCGCTTCAACGGGTGACATGGTGCGGTCGCTGGTCGTGATCCTGCTGCCCCTGATCGCCATCACCTACTTCTTCACCCGCACCCCCGACGGGCCGGACGTCAAGACCGTCGAGTGGGCGCCGGTGCTGGTGCAGGCCCGGGACCAGGCGCCCTACCCGGTGCTCGCCCCGCGGGCCGTGCCGCCGGCGTGGCGCGCCACCCAGGTCACCTGGGTGCCGCAGGGCCGTGCCTACCTCAACGGCGAGCCCTCCCCGCGCAACCTGTGGGAGCTCGGCTTCCTCGACGCCGACAACACCTTCGTCGAGCTGGTGCAGGGCGACCTCGAGGCGCGCGAGCTGGTCGAGGACAAGACCCGCGAGGGCCTCGCGGACGGCTCCAGCGACGTCGCGGGGGACACCTGGGACCGCCGGATCAGCGCGGACGAGCGCACCCGCTCCCTGGTCCGGACCGCGGACGGCGCGACGACCATCGTGGTCGGCGACCTGTCCTACGGCGCCCTCGAGAGCTTCGCGTCCACCCTCGCGACGGACTGATCCCGCGTCCGGCGCGGGTGCGCCGGGGGCCGGCGTCCGGGGCTGGCAGCTGTGGCCGGTCGGCCAAGGTTTCTGCCATATGCTGCTCCGCGTGCCTCTGACGACCGTGAGCGTGGTCCTCGTCGAGCCGGTCGCCGTCTTCGAGTTCGGCGTCGCCGTCGAGGTCTTCGGCCTGGACCGGACCGACGACGGCGTCCCCCCGGTCGACTTCCGCGTCTGCGCCCAGCGGCCGGGCGTGCCCCTGGGCACGGGCGGCCCGGCCGGGGTGGCCGTCACCGCGGCGCACGGCCTCGACGCCGTAGAGGGCAGCGACCTCGTCGTCGTCTCCGCCACCGGCATCCGCCCGGCGGGGGAGTACCCGGCCGAGGTGCTGGAGGTGCTGCGGGCCGCGCACGCCGCGGGCTCCACGCTGCTGAGCCTGTGCTCCGGATCCTTCGTCCTCGGCGCGGCCGGGCTGCTGGACGGACGGCCCTGCACCACGCACTGGCGTCACGTCGACGACCTGGCCCGCGCCCACCCGCTCGCGCAGATCGACCCGCGGGCGCTCTTCGTCGACGACGGCAGCATCATCACCAGCGCGGGGACCGCGGCCAGCATCGACGCGTGCCTGCACCTGGTCCGGCGCGAGCTGGGGACGGCCGTGGCCACCAAGATCGCCCGCCGGATGGTTGTCCCGCCGCAGCGCGACGGCGGCCAGCAGCAGTTCGTCGAGATGCCGATCCCGGCCCTCACCGCCGACAGCCTCTCGCCGCTGCTCGCCTGGGTCCTCGACCACCTGGCCGAGCCGCACACCGCCAGCACCCTGGCCCGCCGGGCGACCATGAGCGACCGCACCTTCGCGCGACGGTTCAGCGCCGAGACCGGGACGACGCCGCACCGCTGGCTCACCCAGCAGCGGATCCTGGCCGCCCGCGGGCTGCTGGAGGAGACCGACCTCGGGGTCGAGCAGATCGCCGCGCGGGTCGGCTTCAACTCCGCCGTCGTCCTGCGCGAGCACTTCCGCCGCGAGATCGGGCTGCCGCCGGTGGACTACCGGCGCCGCTTCGTCGCCCCGCGCCCGGCCTCGACGGCCGAGCTGGAGCTGTCGGCCTGAGCCCGGGCTAGTCCTGGCCGCCGTTGCGGGCCCGGGCGGCGTCGACCTTGGCGCGGGCGCCGTCCAGCCGCTGCTGGCACAGCGCGGCCAGGTGCTCCCCGCGCTCCCACAGGGCCAGCGACTCGTCCAGCGGCACCCCGCCGGACTCCAGCCGCTGCACCACCGCGACGAGCTCCTCGCGGGCCTGCTCGTAGGTCAGCTCGTCCCCGTCGGGACGGCTCGTGGTCTCGCTCATGCTGCTCCTAGCGTTCCGGGTCGGACGTCGCGGGCCTCCAGCACCAGCTGGCCGTCCAGCAGGTAGGCCAGCAGGTCGTCGCCCTCGTCGACGTCGGCGACCGAGGTGACGGCGTGCCCCTCGGGGCCCACCAGGATCGAGTAGCCGCGCTCCAGCGTCGCCTTCGGCGACATCGCCCGGACGCGGGCCAGCTGGTGCGCGACGCCGGTGCGCTCGTGCTCCAGGCGGCCGGTGAGCGCGCGCAGGCTGCGCTCGCGCAGATGCTGCAGCTGGTCGTGGCCGACGACGAAGGTGGCCGTCGGGTCGGTCATCACCGGGCGGGTGCGCAGGGCGTCCAGCCGCTCCTGCTCGTGCCGGAGCCGGTTGCCGACGGCCTGCTCCAGCCGGGTGCGCACCTGGCCGATCCGCGCCAGCTCCTCGGCCACGTCGGGGACGACCCGCTTGGCCGCGTCGGTCGGGGTGGAGGCGCGGTGGTCGGCGACCAGGTCGAGGATCGGGTTGTCGCTCTCATGGCCGATCGCGCTGACGACGGGGGTGCGGCAGGCGGCGACGGCCCGGACCAGCCCCTCGTCGGAGAACGGCAGCAGGTCCTCCAGCGAGCCGCCGCCACGGGCGATGACGATGACCTCGACGTCGCCGTGCCGGTCCAGCTGGCCGAGGGCGGTGATCAGCTGCTCCCCGGCCTGCGGGCCCTGCGTGAGCGCGTACCGCGTCTCGATCCGGACGGCCGGCCAGCGCCGCCGGGCGTTCTCGACGACGTCCTTCTCCGCGGCGCTGCCCGCCCCGGTGACCAGGCCGACGGCGCGGGGCAGGAAGGGCAGCGGCTTCTTCCGGGCCCGGTCGAACAGCCCCTCGGCCTGCAGCAGCCGCTTGGTCTGCTCCAGCCGGGCCAGGAGCCGGCCCTCGCCGACGGGGGTGATGGCGTCGCAGTAGAAAGAGAAGCGGCCCGAGCCCTCGAAGTAGGACGGCTTGAGCCGGGCGACGACGGTGGCCCCCTCGGTCAGCGGCCCGGCGCCGTCGAGCGTGGTGGGGGAGACCGTCACCGAGACCGACACCTCGGCCAGCTTGTCGCGCAGCGTGAGGAAGATCGTGCGGCTGCCGGAGCGGCGGTTGATCTCGATGAGCTGGGCCTCGACCCACACCGGGCCCAGCCGCTCGATCCAGCCGCGGACGAGGTGGGTGACCTTGCGGAGCGGCTGGGGGTTCTCGGGCGAGGACTCCAGGGGCACCGGAGGAGCCTAGTCCGCGGGCGCCCCGGTGTGCTGCACGCGACGCCGCGACGGGGCGGTGCCGCCGACCCCAGCGCCTAGACTGGGCGCCATGACCGAGACCGCGAGCCCCGGCCTGACCACGCCTCCTCCCGGGGGCCGCCAGGTGCTGCTGGCCGCCCCGCGCGGCTACTGCGCCGGCGTCGACCGGGCCGTGGTGACGGTGGAGAAGGCCCTCGACACCTACGGCGCCCCGGTCTACGTCCGCAAGCAGATCGTGCACAACCGCCACGTGGTGGAGGACCTGCAGGCGCGCGGCGCGGTCTTCGTCGAGGAGCTCGACGAGGTGCCCCCGGGCTCCACCGTCGTCTTCTCCGCGCACGGGGTGTCCCCGGCCGTCCACGCCCAGGCCGCCGAGCGTGAGCTCAAGGCCATCGACGCCACCTGCCCGCTGGTCACCAAGGTGCACCACGAGGCCCGCCGGTTCGCCAACGAGGGCCTGGAGATCCTGCTCATCGGCCACGCGGGCCACGAGGAGGTCGAGGGGACGACGGGCGAGGCGCCCGAGCACATCACCCTGGTGCAGTCCCCGGCCGACGTCGAGCACGTCGAGCTCAAGGACCCCAGCCGGGTGGCCTGGCTCAGCCAGACGACGCTGAGCGTCGACGAGACGCTGGAGACCGTCGGCCGGCTGCGCGAGAAGTTCCCCCAGCTGATGGACCCGCCCAGCGACGACATCTGCTACGCCACCTCCAACCGGCAGCTGGCCATCAAGCAGATCGCCGCGCGCAGCGACCTGGTGATCGTCGTCGGCTCCGCCAACTCCTCCAATACCGTGCGGTTGGTCGACGTCGCCCTGGAGTCCGGCGCCCGCGCCGCCCACCGCGTCGACAACGCCGGCGAGGTCGACCCGGCCTGGTTCGACGGCGTGGCCTCGGTGGGCGTCACCAGCGGTGCCTCCGTGCCCGAGGACCTGGTCCGCGGCGTGCTCGACCTGCTGGTGGAGCACGGGTACCCGGTGGCCCAGGAGGAGCGGCTGACCGAGGAGACCCTCGTCTTCGCCCTGCCCCCCGAGCTGCGCCGCGACCTGCGCAAGGGCGCCGTCCGCGACTGACGGTCCTCCCGGGCTGACCGGGGTCCGGGCGCGGAGCGGCGGTCGCTAGTCTTCGCCGCGGGCCGGTCCGCCTCGGGGGTGGCCCAGGAAGCTGCGACCATGCCCCAGCCCGCGGTGCCGCGTCGGGCGCTGCGCGCGCTGACGGCGGCGTCGGCCCTCGCGCTCGCCCTGCTGCCGCTCGCCGCGCTGCCGGCCTCGGCGGCTCCCGGCTACGACTACGGGGACGCCCCCGCCGACGTGGACGCCGGCGTCGGCGACCCCGCCCGCTCCTTGGTCACCGGCCCCCGGCTGGGCCGGACCGTCTCCGCCGACCGGCTGGACCCGGACACCGGCACCTCCACCAAGGCCTCGGAGTCGGCCACCGGCGACGACGACGACGCGCTGGCGGCCGTGCCGCCGGTCTCGGTGGGACGGCTCACCACCCTCCGGCTCGACGTCGCCGTCAGCGGGGTGACGGCCCCCGCCCGGCTCTGCGGCTGGGTCGACCTCGACCTCGACCGCACCTTCGCCGCGTCGGAGCGCACCTGCGTCGACGTGCCCGTGGGCGCGGGGGCGGCCGTCCTGCGCTGGGACGGCCGGGCCGGCGTCGCCGGCGACAGCTTCGTCCGGCTGCGGATCGCCACGGTCGCGGCGGAGGCCGGGCTGCCCGACGGCCGGGCCGCCTCGGGCGAGGTCGAGGACTTCCCGGTCGCCTTCCTCGACGTCCCCCCGTCCCCACAGCCGCGGCTCACCCTGGAGACCGTGCCCGCGCCGGCCGTC
This window harbors:
- a CDS encoding DUF3140 domain-containing protein, yielding MSDDAQDTRQAFDQAVNMTGTELSHWLDSDEAQEVGQKADGDDESTGHASGRRILEILATKKDDLTEDDEAHMRKVIGYVKRHLAQRPDGDVHDSRWRYSLMNWGHDPEK
- a CDS encoding DUF4245 domain-containing protein, which translates into the protein MARASSRTASTGDMVRSLVVILLPLIAITYFFTRTPDGPDVKTVEWAPVLVQARDQAPYPVLAPRAVPPAWRATQVTWVPQGRAYLNGEPSPRNLWELGFLDADNTFVELVQGDLEARELVEDKTREGLADGSSDVAGDTWDRRISADERTRSLVRTADGATTIVVGDLSYGALESFASTLATD
- a CDS encoding GlxA family transcriptional regulator; translation: MPLTTVSVVLVEPVAVFEFGVAVEVFGLDRTDDGVPPVDFRVCAQRPGVPLGTGGPAGVAVTAAHGLDAVEGSDLVVVSATGIRPAGEYPAEVLEVLRAAHAAGSTLLSLCSGSFVLGAAGLLDGRPCTTHWRHVDDLARAHPLAQIDPRALFVDDGSIITSAGTAASIDACLHLVRRELGTAVATKIARRMVVPPQRDGGQQQFVEMPIPALTADSLSPLLAWVLDHLAEPHTASTLARRATMSDRTFARRFSAETGTTPHRWLTQQRILAARGLLEETDLGVEQIAARVGFNSAVVLREHFRREIGLPPVDYRRRFVAPRPASTAELELSA
- a CDS encoding exodeoxyribonuclease VII small subunit — protein: MSETTSRPDGDELTYEQAREELVAVVQRLESGGVPLDESLALWERGEHLAALCQQRLDGARAKVDAARARNGGQD
- the xseA gene encoding exodeoxyribonuclease VII large subunit; protein product: MPLESSPENPQPLRKVTHLVRGWIERLGPVWVEAQLIEINRRSGSRTIFLTLRDKLAEVSVSVTVSPTTLDGAGPLTEGATVVARLKPSYFEGSGRFSFYCDAITPVGEGRLLARLEQTKRLLQAEGLFDRARKKPLPFLPRAVGLVTGAGSAAEKDVVENARRRWPAVRIETRYALTQGPQAGEQLITALGQLDRHGDVEVIVIARGGGSLEDLLPFSDEGLVRAVAACRTPVVSAIGHESDNPILDLVADHRASTPTDAAKRVVPDVAEELARIGQVRTRLEQAVGNRLRHEQERLDALRTRPVMTDPTATFVVGHDQLQHLRERSLRALTGRLEHERTGVAHQLARVRAMSPKATLERGYSILVGPEGHAVTSVADVDEGDDLLAYLLDGQLVLEARDVRPGTLGAA
- a CDS encoding 4-hydroxy-3-methylbut-2-enyl diphosphate reductase: MTETASPGLTTPPPGGRQVLLAAPRGYCAGVDRAVVTVEKALDTYGAPVYVRKQIVHNRHVVEDLQARGAVFVEELDEVPPGSTVVFSAHGVSPAVHAQAAERELKAIDATCPLVTKVHHEARRFANEGLEILLIGHAGHEEVEGTTGEAPEHITLVQSPADVEHVELKDPSRVAWLSQTTLSVDETLETVGRLREKFPQLMDPPSDDICYATSNRQLAIKQIAARSDLVIVVGSANSSNTVRLVDVALESGARAAHRVDNAGEVDPAWFDGVASVGVTSGASVPEDLVRGVLDLLVEHGYPVAQEERLTEETLVFALPPELRRDLRKGAVRD